One Anser cygnoides isolate HZ-2024a breed goose chromosome 4, Taihu_goose_T2T_genome, whole genome shotgun sequence genomic region harbors:
- the RPIA gene encoding ribose-5-phosphate isomerase: MRLPGRLGPLRSTALAARPPGRDRGRGRGRDRHTDRDRSRDRDRHRDGDAAGAAAAFSRGRPGGTMAEEAKRLAACAAVDRHVQNNQVLGIGSGSTIVHAVHRLAERVKEENLTIVCIPTSFQARQLILQNGLTLSDLDRHPELDVAIDGADEVDSNLNLIKGGGGCLTQEKIVAGYAKCFIVIADYRKKSESLGEQWKKGIPIEVIPMAYVPVTRALTRNFGGAAELRMAVSKAGPVVTDNGNFILDWKFDKVHEWSEVNTAIKMIPGVVETGLFINMAEVVYFGMEDGSVSVREKQPR; the protein is encoded by the exons ATGCGGCTCCCCGGCAGGCTCGGCCCGCTCCGCAGCACCGCCCTGGCTGCCCGGCCGCCGGggagggacaggggcaggggcaggggcagggacaggcacacggacagggacaggagcagggacagggacaggcacagggacggggacgcggccggggccgcggcaGCCTTCTCccgcgggcggccgggcggcaCCATGGCCGAGGAAGCCAAGCGGCTGGCAGCCTGCGCGGCGGTGGACAGGCACGTCCAG AACAACCAAGTTCTTGGCATCGGGAGCGGTTCCACGATTGTCCACGCGGTGCATCGATTAG CCGAGCGGGTTAAAGAAGAGAACCTGACAATTGTCTGCATCCCTACGTCCTTTCAG GCCCGGCAGCTGATCCTGCAGAACGGCTTAACGCTGAGTGACCTGGACCGACATCCAGAG CTTGACGTTGCCATCGATGGAGCGGATGAGGTGGACTCAAACCTCAACCTTATCAAAGGTGGCGG tgGCTGCTTGACGCAGGAGAAGATAGTTGCAGGATATGCCAAATGCTTCATTGTTATTGCCGATTACAG GAAAAAATCAGAGAGTCTCGGGGAACAGTGGAAGAAGGGAATCCCCATTGAAGTCATCCCCATGGCTTACGTCCCTGTCACCAGAGCCCTGACCAGAAACTTTGGGGGTGCCGCAGAGCTGCGGATGGCTGTCAGCAAAGCG GGCCCCGTGGTGACGGACAACGGGAACTTCATCCTGGATTGGAAGTTTGATAAGGTTCATGAATGGAGCGAAGTGAACACTGCCATCAAAATGATACCAG GTGTGGTGGAGACGGGGCTGTTCATCAACATGGCAGAGGTGGTGTACTTCGGCATGGAGGACGGCTCGGTCAGCGTGCGGGAGAAGCAGCCCCGCTGA